The following are encoded in a window of Paenibacillaceae bacterium GAS479 genomic DNA:
- a CDS encoding transcriptional regulator, PadR family, protein MSSTKFVLLSLLAREPLSGYDMKLQMKNRVDFFYKINNNQLYPTLSKLEEEGFVQLQAYERESYRPARKVYKITDAGIECLKDWVKEPGSWEEFLLKQYSSWLVEPEILIPILEEKKREQEQILAEFKGKTASFREQNEQLTSDHPFFSSTAVLEMGYRLGKCKIEWCDTMIDWLKKGEI, encoded by the coding sequence GTGAGTTCCACTAAATTCGTACTGCTTAGTTTATTGGCGCGTGAGCCATTAAGCGGCTATGATATGAAGCTGCAGATGAAAAACAGGGTCGATTTTTTTTATAAAATCAACAATAACCAGCTCTATCCCACACTTTCCAAGTTAGAAGAAGAAGGGTTTGTACAGCTGCAAGCGTACGAACGGGAGTCATACAGACCTGCGAGGAAAGTATATAAAATTACGGATGCCGGAATTGAATGCCTAAAGGATTGGGTTAAGGAGCCGGGCAGCTGGGAGGAATTTCTCCTTAAGCAATACAGCTCGTGGCTGGTGGAGCCGGAGATTTTGATTCCGATTCTGGAAGAGAAAAAGCGTGAACAAGAACAGATTCTGGCGGAGTTTAAGGGCAAAACTGCTTCATTCCGCGAGCAAAATGAGCAATTAACAAGCGATCATCCTTTTTTTTCGTCTACTGCCGTTCTTGAGATGGGATATAGACTCGGGAAATGCAAGATAGAATGGTGCGATACCATGATCGATTGGCTGAAGAAAGGCGAGATATAA
- a CDS encoding para-nitrobenzyl esterase has protein sequence MEHLLLRVRSGQLQGIRQNGVRAWKGIPFAQPPVGERRFKKPLPPASWEGIRQGDKPGPLCPQPVDPTGGPFGLVRTGIPQAEDCLYLNVWAPEEPTEEPLPVMVWIHGGSFVTGGGGLPIFDGANLAKRGGLIVVTVSYRVGPFGFLHLGPYADPADPDGYVSNAGLLDQIASLEWVQDNIASFGGDPSRVTVFGESAGSMSIAALLAMPAAKGLFSRAIMQSGASQALPDQQGRVVTGAYLDMLDGGSLDKLAELPAAELLRTANRLKQAAGESTIMLFQPVVDGKTLPLEPLQAVATGSARGIDLVIGTNRDEGALFVRPGMKLLSDEDNARAYVAVTGAPEAAAWVAEYPRTIEGQQQVMTDLFFLRSSLLFAGAQMQHARVWLYRYDFTSPVHPVLSTAFHAAEIPFVFGNLELLRAGGIEIDARMESVSDAAQEAWLAFANTGSPATAKLDWPAYEAGQHAVMLLDAESRVELDPEADKRRMLTGQRK, from the coding sequence ATGGAACATCTTCTCCTCCGCGTCCGCAGCGGACAGCTTCAAGGCATTCGGCAGAATGGCGTCCGCGCCTGGAAGGGCATCCCGTTTGCACAGCCCCCAGTCGGCGAGCGACGCTTCAAAAAACCGCTGCCGCCCGCTTCCTGGGAGGGCATACGCCAAGGGGATAAGCCCGGGCCCCTATGTCCGCAGCCCGTCGACCCGACTGGCGGTCCTTTCGGCCTTGTCCGCACCGGGATTCCGCAAGCGGAGGACTGCCTGTACCTCAACGTTTGGGCGCCAGAGGAGCCGACTGAGGAGCCCTTGCCTGTCATGGTTTGGATTCATGGCGGATCATTCGTCACCGGCGGCGGTGGTTTGCCCATCTTTGACGGAGCCAACCTCGCTAAGCGCGGCGGCCTAATTGTTGTAACCGTCAGCTACCGAGTGGGACCGTTCGGCTTTCTCCATCTCGGTCCTTATGCCGATCCGGCCGATCCCGACGGTTATGTGAGCAATGCCGGGCTGCTCGATCAGATCGCTTCGCTGGAATGGGTTCAGGACAATATTGCTTCATTTGGCGGCGATCCTTCCCGTGTGACCGTCTTCGGCGAATCAGCGGGCAGCATGAGCATTGCTGCTCTGCTCGCTATGCCAGCCGCTAAAGGTCTTTTCAGCCGTGCCATCATGCAGAGCGGCGCCTCTCAGGCGCTGCCCGATCAGCAGGGCCGAGTAGTGACCGGGGCTTATCTCGATATGCTCGACGGGGGCTCACTGGATAAGCTGGCAGAGCTTCCCGCTGCCGAGCTGCTGCGTACAGCCAACCGCCTTAAGCAGGCCGCAGGCGAGAGCACGATCATGCTTTTCCAGCCCGTCGTAGACGGCAAAACACTGCCGCTTGAACCGCTGCAGGCTGTAGCGACAGGCTCGGCGAGGGGCATCGATCTCGTCATCGGCACGAACCGGGACGAAGGCGCGCTGTTCGTACGTCCCGGCATGAAGCTGCTGAGCGACGAGGATAACGCCCGTGCATACGTCGCCGTCACAGGTGCGCCGGAAGCGGCTGCCTGGGTAGCCGAATATCCTCGGACTATAGAAGGCCAGCAGCAGGTTATGACCGATCTGTTTTTCCTGCGCTCCTCCCTGCTGTTCGCCGGGGCCCAAATGCAGCATGCGCGCGTGTGGCTCTACCGTTATGACTTCACTTCGCCGGTACATCCCGTGCTGTCCACCGCCTTTCACGCGGCGGAAATTCCGTTTGTGTTCGGCAACCTGGAGCTGCTGCGCGCTGGCGGTATTGAGATCGATGCGAGAATGGAAAGTGTATCCGATGCAGCACAGGAAGCTTGGCTCGCTTTTGCGAACACCGGCAGCCCTGCGACGGCGAAGCTGGACTGGCCGGCTTATGAGGCTGGACAGCATGCGGTCATGCTGCTCGATGCGGAGAGCCGCGTAGAACTTGATCCGGAAGCGGATAAGCGACGGATGCTGACGGGGCAACGGAAGTAA
- a CDS encoding cyanophycinase — translation METHLFLFGGGPPFCQRMSEQFSELAGGAEATISIVCMDRPNWQGKMPFYTEALRSQGVTRFHFLALPTMSEDEAIAALHGSSGIIIGGGDTNRYADCIVETRIGPVIAERFGAGVPVAGFSAGALLSGDRCLISPKDNDESIYQDRRGLGLVHDVSVAVHYSQWQEEEQLRGSAARYPDYRGHYGLDEDCGLYFRSGELERTEGNGVFVLEDGLIARLK, via the coding sequence ATGGAGACGCATCTATTTTTGTTCGGAGGCGGTCCGCCTTTCTGCCAAAGGATGAGTGAACAGTTCAGCGAGCTGGCGGGAGGGGCGGAGGCGACGATAAGTATCGTCTGCATGGATCGGCCGAACTGGCAGGGTAAGATGCCCTTTTATACGGAAGCGCTCAGAAGCCAGGGAGTGACGCGATTTCACTTTCTAGCGCTGCCGACGATGTCTGAAGATGAAGCGATTGCAGCTTTGCACGGGAGCAGCGGCATCATTATCGGGGGCGGCGATACGAACCGGTACGCTGATTGCATCGTGGAGACGAGGATCGGTCCCGTAATCGCAGAGAGGTTTGGAGCAGGCGTCCCAGTTGCCGGATTTTCGGCAGGTGCGCTGCTCAGCGGCGATCGCTGCCTCATTTCGCCCAAAGACAACGACGAATCTATCTATCAAGATCGCAGGGGGCTGGGACTCGTTCATGACGTTTCCGTCGCCGTCCATTACTCCCAGTGGCAGGAGGAGGAGCAGCTTCGCGGCTCAGCTGCCAGATACCCCGACTATCGAGGCCACTATGGCTTGGACGAAGATTGCGGTTTGTACTTCCGCAGCGGCGAGCTGGAGCGGACAGAGGGTAATGGGGTGTTCGTGCTGGAGGACGGTCTTATTGCACGATTAAAATAG
- a CDS encoding Prophage maintenance system killer protein: MNEQLTVPQLLEIHMMHQERFNVSPGFRNPGFLLQLVDRPLLEGFSGSDDDSTLVRQAALYWHGLARAVAFRDGNAATAIHAMMTFLLLNGIELDVPEDELVEAAILCVSWKMDLEECEEWIRRYLR, encoded by the coding sequence ATGAACGAACAACTGACCGTACCACAGCTACTGGAGATCCACATGATGCATCAAGAGCGCTTCAACGTTAGTCCCGGCTTCCGCAATCCCGGCTTTTTATTACAACTGGTCGATCGGCCGCTGCTGGAGGGTTTTTCCGGCAGTGACGATGACTCCACTCTCGTGCGTCAAGCCGCGCTCTATTGGCACGGACTGGCGCGCGCGGTGGCGTTCCGTGATGGCAATGCAGCTACAGCGATCCATGCGATGATGACATTCCTGCTGCTGAACGGAATCGAACTCGATGTTCCGGAGGATGAGCTGGTAGAAGCTGCGATTCTATGCGTCTCCTGGAAGATGGACCTGGAGGAATGCGAGGAATGGATTCGCCGCTATCTTCGCTAA
- a CDS encoding arginyl-tRNA synthetase: MTTLLKQSAAALLAPLTGLSEAELAARLEYPPEEALGDLSFPCFPLAKTLRQAPNVIAAELAARLNCAPELAAQLESAAESAGQPDAAAELTGQLNPANVEPAPHNTTASNRDLDESSTPPSSADAASSKAAAPIIRWHAEAAGGFLNLKAVGTGWMDALLREAESPQLGRLQDGAGKRVIIDYSSPNIAKPFGVGHLRSTVIGRALANLHRTAGWDVVTVNHLGDWGTQFGKLIAAYKHWGDRAALEADPIGESLKLYVRFHEEAESAPELADEGRAWFRRLEQGDVEARELWDYFIRESLKEFQRIYSRLDVSFDYLLGESFYNDKMEETVDRLRRAGLLEASDGASVVRLDEEGMPPCLILKSDGSTIYGARDLATALYRREQMRGDKLLYVVGAEQTLHFRQVFRVLEKLDASWSEVERVHTPFGLMKMEGKKMSTRRGKVVFLEEVLDEAAQRALAVVEGKTPDLPGKEDVAEAVGAGAIVFGDLRNRRMLEIDFNLEEMVSMEGETGPYLQYTHARARSLLRRAAELGWAVPLMQEAKESSDAESGQAEEAVSADASAGSPSKAKRASGADSLHIATYLWPAQALEVLEAPAARACLLKLGQYSEALRAALREHEPSVLARYLLEMAKAYNRFYNSGKILGTAAAGVLNESPAPGAGAALGTSAAASVNATFAGSETAAQSAQAAAAAKLRLSAAAAGVLRHGLTLLGIGTPNKI, translated from the coding sequence ATGACCACCCTGCTCAAACAATCCGCCGCCGCCCTGCTCGCCCCGCTGACTGGGTTAAGCGAAGCGGAGCTGGCCGCTCGTTTGGAATATCCGCCGGAGGAGGCTCTCGGCGATCTGTCATTCCCCTGTTTCCCGCTGGCCAAAACACTGCGCCAGGCTCCGAATGTAATTGCCGCCGAATTGGCGGCAAGGCTGAACTGTGCGCCAGAGCTTGCGGCGCAACTGGAGTCAGCGGCTGAGTCGGCGGGGCAGCCTGATGCTGCGGCTGAGCTTACGGGGCAGCTGAATCCGGCGAATGTCGAGCCGGCTCCGCATAACACGACTGCGAGTAACCGCGACCTCGATGAGAGCTCTACGCCGCCTTCCTCGGCCGATGCGGCCTCTTCGAAGGCGGCTGCCCCCATCATCCGCTGGCACGCCGAGGCCGCTGGAGGTTTCCTCAACCTGAAAGCCGTCGGTACAGGGTGGATGGATGCGTTACTGCGCGAGGCAGAATCCCCGCAGCTAGGACGGCTGCAGGACGGGGCCGGCAAACGCGTCATCATCGACTACTCTTCGCCTAATATCGCCAAACCGTTCGGCGTCGGTCATTTGCGCTCGACTGTCATCGGCCGTGCGCTGGCCAATCTGCATCGCACCGCTGGCTGGGACGTTGTCACTGTCAACCATCTCGGCGACTGGGGCACACAGTTTGGCAAGTTGATTGCCGCCTACAAACATTGGGGCGATCGTGCTGCGCTGGAGGCCGACCCTATCGGCGAGAGTTTGAAGCTGTACGTCCGTTTCCACGAGGAGGCCGAGAGCGCCCCTGAGCTTGCGGATGAGGGCCGCGCCTGGTTCCGCCGCCTGGAACAGGGAGACGTGGAGGCGCGCGAGCTTTGGGACTATTTCATCCGCGAAAGCCTGAAAGAATTCCAGCGTATCTACAGCAGATTGGACGTGAGCTTCGACTATCTGCTTGGGGAAAGCTTTTACAATGACAAGATGGAAGAGACCGTCGATCGACTACGCAGGGCAGGACTGCTGGAGGCAAGCGACGGCGCTTCCGTCGTCCGCCTCGATGAGGAGGGCATGCCGCCATGCCTGATCCTGAAGTCGGACGGCTCAACCATCTACGGCGCGCGCGATTTGGCTACGGCGCTGTACCGTCGCGAGCAGATGCGAGGCGATAAGCTGCTCTATGTCGTCGGAGCAGAGCAGACGCTGCATTTTCGCCAGGTGTTCCGGGTGTTGGAGAAGCTGGATGCGTCATGGTCGGAGGTGGAGCGTGTGCATACCCCATTCGGCCTAATGAAAATGGAAGGAAAAAAAATGTCCACCCGCCGCGGCAAGGTGGTGTTCCTGGAAGAGGTGCTGGACGAGGCCGCACAGCGCGCGCTCGCTGTCGTTGAGGGTAAAACGCCCGATCTGCCGGGCAAGGAGGACGTGGCTGAAGCCGTCGGCGCGGGGGCAATAGTGTTCGGCGACCTGCGCAACCGCCGCATGCTGGAGATAGATTTCAACCTGGAGGAAATGGTCAGCATGGAAGGCGAGACTGGGCCTTATTTGCAGTATACTCATGCCAGAGCGCGCAGTCTGCTGCGCAGAGCGGCAGAGCTGGGCTGGGCGGTGCCTCTTATGCAAGAGGCAAAAGAAAGCTCGGATGCGGAGTCGGGGCAAGCGGAAGAAGCCGTCTCTGCTGACGCATCTGCAGGAAGCCCTAGTAAGGCGAAGCGGGCTAGTGGTGCGGATTCCCTTCACATCGCCACCTATTTGTGGCCTGCGCAAGCTCTTGAGGTGCTTGAGGCTCCCGCCGCGCGCGCCTGCTTGCTCAAGCTGGGCCAATACAGCGAAGCGTTACGGGCGGCGCTGCGCGAGCATGAACCTTCGGTTCTTGCCCGCTATTTGCTGGAGATGGCCAAGGCTTATAACCGCTTCTATAATAGCGGCAAAATTCTAGGCACAGCTGCGGCTGGCGTGCTGAATGAGAGCCCGGCGCCCGGCGCGGGTGCTGCGCTTGGCACCAGTGCGGCGGCGAGCGTGAACGCCACGTTCGCCGGGAGTGAAACGGCAGCGCAAAGCGCCCAAGCCGCCGCAGCCGCCAAGCTGCGCCTCAGTGCAGCGGCGGCTGGCGTGCTGCGCCACGGCCTCACTTTGCTCGGCATTGGGACGCCCAATAAAATTTAA
- a CDS encoding chemotaxis protein MotA has protein sequence MDLTTVIGIIAGIAALLGGFLWEGGEAHGLMEKTAILIVFGGTFAAVAVSFPASRLRTIPAALRMAFRKDNNTEQEIIDSLTDMATLARRGGVLALETHAGKLDERFLRDGVLMVVDGTDPDLTREILELEIAAIERRHEQQAKIFESAGGYAPTMGIIGTVMGLINVLGDLNEPGALGSSIAVAFTATLYGVASANVLYLPLASKIKVRSQEHIGRMEMMMEGILGLQAGDNPQLIRKKLQSFVITDEPIQRKGTRAPEGKAEENAAQA, from the coding sequence ATGGACTTGACGACCGTAATCGGCATCATCGCAGGAATTGCCGCCTTGCTCGGAGGTTTCCTATGGGAAGGCGGAGAGGCTCATGGCTTGATGGAGAAAACGGCGATCCTGATCGTCTTCGGCGGCACCTTCGCGGCAGTGGCCGTCAGCTTCCCTGCATCGCGGCTGCGCACGATCCCGGCGGCTCTGCGTATGGCTTTTCGCAAGGACAATAATACGGAGCAAGAAATCATCGACAGCTTGACCGATATGGCAACGCTGGCACGACGCGGCGGCGTACTCGCTCTCGAAACGCATGCCGGCAAGCTGGATGAGCGGTTTCTGCGCGACGGCGTGTTAATGGTCGTCGACGGTACAGACCCCGACCTGACCCGCGAGATTTTGGAGTTGGAAATTGCGGCGATAGAGCGGCGGCATGAGCAGCAAGCGAAAATTTTCGAAAGTGCGGGCGGTTACGCTCCAACGATGGGCATCATCGGCACCGTAATGGGGCTGATCAACGTGCTTGGCGATTTGAATGAGCCGGGCGCGCTCGGCTCGTCGATCGCGGTTGCTTTTACAGCAACGCTCTATGGAGTCGCCTCCGCAAACGTGCTTTACCTGCCGCTCGCTTCTAAAATCAAAGTGCGCAGCCAGGAGCATATTGGTCGTATGGAAATGATGATGGAGGGCATTCTCGGCTTGCAAGCCGGCGACAATCCGCAGCTCATTCGTAAAAAGCTGCAGTCCTTCGTCATCACGGACGAGCCGATTCAGCGCAAGGGAACGCGCGCTCCGGAAGGAAAGGCGGAGGAAAATGCGGCCCAGGCGTAA
- a CDS encoding chemotaxis protein MotB produces the protein MRPRRKRKSGAAAPENHERWLITYSDLITLLLIFFVVLYAMSQLDVKKYEVLAQSLQSQFAKSDSVIQGGQGMPGELLENSTRTSPPATPGTMAAETPQQQLKRLQEEELQNLLKVIQTYIRENKLQDKVDVEDTPKGIAIRLNDLFLFDLGKAKLKQEATPVLDKLSTLLRSLDNVISIEGHTDNLPIAPGGQYSDNWDLSAARSLSVLHYFIDKSKLAPGKFEIAGYADTRPVTSNKTEAGRSKNRRVEITVLRASTDSTLK, from the coding sequence ATGCGGCCCAGGCGTAAGCGTAAAAGTGGTGCGGCGGCGCCCGAAAACCATGAACGCTGGCTAATCACTTATTCCGATTTGATCACGCTACTGTTGATTTTTTTTGTCGTGTTATATGCGATGAGCCAACTGGATGTAAAAAAATACGAGGTGCTGGCGCAATCGCTCCAATCCCAGTTCGCCAAATCCGACTCCGTCATCCAGGGCGGCCAGGGAATGCCGGGAGAGCTGCTAGAAAACAGCACCAGAACGTCTCCGCCAGCCACGCCTGGTACGATGGCAGCGGAAACACCGCAGCAGCAACTGAAGCGGCTTCAGGAAGAAGAGCTGCAAAACTTGCTGAAGGTCATCCAAACCTATATTAGGGAAAACAAGCTGCAGGATAAGGTGGACGTAGAGGATACGCCCAAGGGCATTGCGATTCGGCTGAACGATCTATTCCTGTTCGATCTCGGCAAGGCGAAGCTCAAGCAGGAAGCTACGCCAGTGCTGGACAAGCTGTCCACCTTGCTTCGTTCACTGGACAATGTTATCAGCATCGAGGGACATACGGATAATCTGCCAATCGCCCCTGGCGGCCAGTATAGCGATAATTGGGATCTGTCGGCGGCACGCTCGCTGTCGGTTCTGCACTATTTTATCGATAAAAGCAAGCTGGCTCCGGGTAAATTTGAGATCGCCGGTTATGCGGACACACGTCCTGTCACCTCAAATAAAACGGAGGCAGGACGCTCCAAAAACCGCCGCGTCGAGATCACCGTGCTACGGGCTAGCACCGACTCGACCTTGAAATAA